The following proteins are encoded in a genomic region of Bufo bufo chromosome 11, aBufBuf1.1, whole genome shotgun sequence:
- the HJV gene encoding hemojuvelin produces MGRPTSRRYLSRSPDSVLFKTVLLLIFWEQVDAQCKIVKCNTDYVAAISNPRISNKNAVFCNALRAYSQCTRNTARTCRGDLVYHSAVHIIEDRMIQHNCSKVGPTAPPRRQLPQPLPDGHVKQACDYDKVYREKHEIDAKYLHCGVFGDPHVRTFSGDFQTCKVKGSWPLLDNEYLFVQATSTPLQPSSNATVISKLTIIFKNMKQCIDQKVYQAEVGNLPAAFDDGSVNGGRRAGGSSLTIHEKEPGKYMEIHADFIGTTIRVRQLGSQLSFSLRMAEEISQAFREEQDLQLCVGGCPSSQQISRTKDLSRTHFLSMESARSLCRERLAVEDMYFESCVFDLMASGNVNLTDAAFHALEDARDFHPEPGTLHIFSKAESRAVLSLGLLLVLTLIGNINPFA; encoded by the exons ATGGGTAGGCCGACCTCTAGACGTTATCTCTCAAGATCTCCAGACAGTGTCCTCTTCAAGACCGTGCTTCTGCTAATTTTCTGGGAGCAAG TGGATGCGCAGTGTAAAATTGTGAAATGTAACACGGATTATGTTGCCGCCATATCGAATCCAAGGATCTCCAACAAGAACGCTGTATTCTGCAACGCCTTACGTGCATATTCCCAGTGCACTCGTAACACGGCCCGGACCTGCCGCGGAGACTTGGTGTACCACTCTGCCGTTCACATCATCGAGGATCGTATGATTCAGCACAACTGCTCGAAGGTGGGGCCCACCGCTCCACCCAGAAGGCAGCTGCCGCAGCCTCTTCCCGATGGTCATGTGAAGCAGGCCTGTGATTATGACAAGGTCTACCGAGAAAAGCACGAGATTGATGCCAAGTATCTGCACTGCGGGGTTTTTGGGGACCCCCATGTTCGCACTTTCAGTGGTGACTTTCAAACTTGCAAGGTGAAGGGGTCATGGCCTCTTCTAGACAATGAATATCTGTTTGTCCAGGCAACCAGCACACCGCTTCAACCTTCCTCCAATGCTACAGTCATCAGCAAG CTAACGATCATCTTCAAGAACATGAAGCAGTGCATTGACCAGAAAGTTTACCAGGCAGAAGTGGGCAACCTTCCAGCAGCTTTCGATGACGGCTCTGTCAATGGCGGCAgaagagcaggtggcagcagcctcACCATTCATGAGAAGGAGCCTGGGAAGTACATGGAGATCCACGCTGATTTCATAGGCACCACCATCCGTGTGCGCCAGCTGGGCAGCCAGCTGTCATTCTCCTTACGTATGGCGGAGGAGATCTCTCAAGCTTTCCGCGAAGAGCAGGACTTACAGCTCTGTGTAGGTGGCTGCCCATCCAGTCAACAGATCTCAAGGACTAAAGACCTCAGCAGGACTCACTTTCTGAGCATGGAGAGCGCCCGGTCGCTGTGCAGGGAGCGGCTGGCCGTAGAAGACATGTATTTTGAATCGTGTGTCTTTGACTTGATGGCGTCAGGGAATGTCAATTTGACGGACGCAGCTTTTCACGCCTTGGAAGATGCCAGAGATTTTCACCCTGAACCGGGAACACTACATATATTCAGCAAAGCGGAGAGTAGAGCAGTGTTATCGCTCGGCCTGTTACTTGTGCTTACTCTCATCGGGAATATAAATCCCTTTGCTTGA